The following coding sequences lie in one Ostrea edulis chromosome 8, xbOstEdul1.1, whole genome shotgun sequence genomic window:
- the LOC130049185 gene encoding mucin-2-like, which produces MSKKIWYELMKSVKVALLMEIPANPPSHDQFSSCDFFIKWKMEGRTTACVICAAIVMMTLQDFYTFAKIMDVAQCPRCLNKRGVVTCKTYKNNCVSVFLNRARTQIREIRVPMCTIDIVVNRKWESLTDFPVVRDIRGHQCASVFNMPTEESKMLATTTIPSTSSANTQGRAWIGPASLKSTTQDMPTEESKMLAIFTVPSTSSANTQGRAWIGPASLKSKTRDMPTEESKMLATSTIPSTSSARTQGRAWIRPASLKSTTQDMPTEESKMLVIFTVPSTSANTQGRAWIGPASLKSKTRDMPTEESKMLATSTIPSTSSARTQGRAWIGPASLKSTTRGLQLSTEEFDVPGTAGVFAWAVVTTLAIILIVIRHLLLSKIKCCCRRQVNHLPRTPSPPSTPCTRETVEQIRMHLLHTPSFIATTPSSLSASTPNTVVSVTRPLLGDNDDEPISQRTRAKSVAKRLSL; this is translated from the exons ATGTCGAAAAAAATATGGTATGAATTGATGAAAAGTGTAAAGGTTGCGTTGCTGATGGAAATACCCGCGAATCCTCCGTCACATGATCAATTTAGCTCATGCGACTTTTTTATCAAATGGAAAATGGAGGGACGAACTACAGCATGTGTGATATGTGCTGCAATAGTGATGATGACACTTCAAgatttttatacttttgctaAAATTATGGATGTTGCGCAGTGTCCAAGATGTCTGAACAAACGTGGAGTTGTAACGTGTAAAACTTACAAGAACAATTGTGTCAGTGTTTTCCTTAATCGTGCCAGAACCCAAATCCGTGAAATTCGCGTCCCTATGTGTACTATCGATATTGTGGTCAACAGAAAGTGGGAGTCCCTTACTGACTTTCCAGTAGTGCGGGACATTAGGGGACATCAATGTGCCAGTGTATTCA ATATGCCTACTGAAGAGTCCAAGATGTTGGCCACCACTACAATACCATCCACTTCATCAGCAAATACACAAGGGAGGGCTTGGATTGGGCCAGCGTCATTGAAAAGTACAACTCAAG ATATGCCTACTGAAGAGTCCAAGATGTTGGCCATCTTTACAGTGCCATCCACTTCATCAGCAAATACACAAGGGAGGGCTTGGATTGGGCCAGCGTCATTGAAAAGTAAAACTCGAG ATATGCCTACTGAAGAGTCCAAGATGTTGGCCACTTCTACAATACCATCCACTTCATCAGCAAGAACACAAGGGAGGGCTTGGATTAGGCCAGCGTCATTGAAAAGTACAACTCAAG ATATGCCTACTGAAGAGTCCAAGATGTTGGTCATCTTTACAGTGCCATCCACTTCAGCAAATACACAAGGGAGGGCTTGGATTGGGCCAGCGTCATTGAAAAGTAAAACTCGAG ATATGCCTACTGAAGAGTCCAAGATGTTGGCCACTTCTACAATACCATCCACTTCATCAGCAAGAACACAAGGGAGGGCTTGGATTGGGCCAGCGTCATTGAAAAGTACAACTCGAG gGTTACAATTATCTACCGAAGAATTTGACGTGCCTGGGACCGCAG GTGTTTTTGCCTGGGCAGTTGTCACAACACTTGCCATTATTCTGATTGTGATAAGGCATCTTTTGCTTTCGAAAATAAAATGCTGCTGTAGAAGGCAAGTCAACCATCTTCCTAGAACACCATCACCACCTTCAACACCGTGCACTCGTGAAACTGTAGAGCAGATAAGAATGCATTTATTGCACACACCATCTTTCATTGCTACCACCCCCAGCAGTTTATCGGCGTCAACCCCCAACACAGTAGTTTCAGTAACTCGACCTCTCCTTGGTGATAATGACGATGAACCTATTTCACAACGTACCAGGGCTAAAAGTGTCGCGAAGAGACTTAGCCTGTAA
- the LOC130049184 gene encoding uncharacterized protein LOC130049184 — protein MADSGLLKEILDSLNDPDTVQLFATVNGLTGDAEVENRLRELQWEKHIDDLWQEVLSEMESPTKKIRPSQEDGDQPSTSGQSGGGGSSEDPLEKPYFIWKRDTRTFKKNLARDTTFKVKFNEQWKGDKLLDIHNKLHDMFDDLLSEARGHDADLGRVVISHSSLNNPIVVPLQSWENLNADVVLSEITKVLNSNESLSVDENLLITIGSIDLPKGGGNPRKLPITSLFGPKNSVERKRSLFHVQNDNNVCMAISIGLCYLKTCEKVDAVTWTNLVGKDAGTMFDHIIKHRTVTRSYYNNILKTSRKKMQTELAMWLCERAGVPTDRYLGLNDIEPFETLLGVCINVVSSRVGNKFVRVTEDEDKPRLYLYHVDTETEKHWHGIASIQGFFKASYFCHTCLKPYNDKSKHTCTTSCEVCLHDHCPETNVQIGCRTCGRVCRSVACFKRHKKQRVVKKESYPPPCELFHQCKKCRVILHCCKRSPDLHVCQEWQCPNCLEYQIGEHHCYQKPCGCDLEKRDKKFIFYDFETRQEDIFHCEQGYRPSCIRCDQCVKKERQCVDCRLCQNCRDPSCGLQQHKVNFAVLQTTCHICEKRELVEGASCSYCGTRCEQCSRTHKGEYVNPPCPDTCGKREVVFSGDNAAEQFCAFVTSEHCKNSILIAHNAKSFDLYPVLEVLIDRHSIRPSKIIYNGSKIMYMHIAHKLNLTFVDSLNFLPMKLAKIPDAFGLQELCKGYFPHLFNTKANQNYVGPYPELKYYGYDFMSAGERKKLAEWHATKRDETFNFREEMLQYCRSDVDILRRGCLEFRNLVIKVTTLTEETVQANGIIKKTSSGGVDPFDFVTIASVCMGIFKSLFLKGKSKIEITKDGESDLYDIRHHKSLEGVHLGDCWTSLVDLRKDDNVQIGKRHFKSPVAVVPSQGYTKRDNYSKISIQWLEWLMEKSRQRGNPIVISHALNGGEFQVPGTNYRCDGFVKIPGGNGTIYEFYGCVFHGCPNCFPDDRNTIKHPSTNQTIKELYDMTKHREKELKNLGYKLVIVWEHQFKFQLEKNVALQQFVSTLDLQDRLDPRDSFFGGRTNAIKLHYKAAEDETIQYFDFTSLYPWTNKYCRYPVGHPTIITDDFQDLSQYFGLAKIKILPPRKLYHPVLPYNSNGKLKFPLCKTCADSENQNECTCSVEERSITGTWCTPEIQMATSKGYEILKIYEVYHFAESSKYDVESCEGGLFAQYVNMFLKIKQEASGFPAECDTEETKRKYIREYKENEGIQLEYEKIKKKSRFAMFSETLSE, from the exons ATGGCAGACAGCGGTTTATTAAAAGAAATCCTGGACTCCTTGAATGACCCAGACACCGTGCAGTTGTTTGCTACAGTTAATGGTCTTACTGGTGATGCCGAGGTCGAGAACAGATTAAGGGAGCTCCAGTGGGAAAAGCACATCGATGACTTATGGCAGGAGGTTCTTTCCGAGATGGAATCCCCAACTAAAAAAATTAGACCATCCCAAGAGGATGGCGATCAACCCTCTACGAGTGGGCagtcggggggtggggggagtTCCGAGGACCCATTAGAAAAACCCTATTTCATTTGGAAGAGAGACACTCGAACATTTAAGAAAAACTTGGCCCGCGACACCACGTTTAAGGTCAAATTTAACGAGCAGTGGAAGGGGGATAAATTGTTAGATATACATAACAAGTTGCACGATATGTTCGACGACCTGTTGTCAGAGGCCCGGGGTCACGATGCGGATCTGGGAAGGGTGGTCATCAGTCATTCGAGTTTAAACAATCCGATCGTCGTGCCGCTACAATCCTGGGAAAATCTGAATGCAGATGTCGTCCTGTCCGAGATCACCAAAGTACTTAATTCGAACGAAAGCTTGTCCGTGGACGAAAATCTGTTGATCACCATAGGGTCCATCGATTTGCCCAAAGGGGGAGGTAACCCTAGAAAATTACCCATCACGTCTCTCTTTGGTCCTAAAAATAGCGTAGAAAGAAAGAGATCGCTTTTTCACGTACAAAATGATAACAACGTATGTATGGCCATTTCCATTGGTCTCTGTTACCTGAAAACGTGTGAAAAAGTAGATGCTGTTACGTGGACAAATTTAGTGGGGAAAGATGCTGGAACAATGTTCGACCATATCATCAAGCACCGTACTGTTACTCGATCCTATTAcaacaatatcttgaaaacctcgagaaaaaaaatgcaaacgGAGTTGGCGATGTGGCTGTGTGAAAGAGCCGGAGTTCCTACTGACAGATATTTAGGTTTGAACGACATCGAACCATTCGAAACCTTACTTGGTGTCTGTATCAACGTTGTGTCCTCAAGAGTAGGGAATAAATTTGTCAGGGTGACGGAGGACGAGGACAAGCCACGTCTGTATTTATATCACGTGGACACAGAAACTGAAAAACACTGGCACGGGATTGCCAGCATACAAGGCTTTTTTAAGGCATCGTATTTTTGCCATACTTGTTTAAAACCGTATAATGATAAATCCAAACACACGTGTACCACCTCGTGTGAGGTTTGCTTACATGACCACTGTCCAGAAACAAATGTCCAAATAGGTTGTCGAACCTGTGGACGGGTCTGTCGTTCCGTGGCGTGTTTTAAACGTCATAAAAAACAAAGAGTCGTCAAGAAAGAGAGTTATCCTCCTCCTTGCGAACTGTTTCACCAATGTAAAAAATGTAGGGTCATTCTACATTGCTGTAAACGCTCTCCCGACTTGCACGTTTGTCAAGAATGGCAGTGCCCTAACTGTCTAGAATATCAAATAGGAGAACATCATTGTTATCAAAAACCGTGTGGATGTGATTTAGAAAAAAGAGacaaaaaatttattttctacgATTTTGAGACGCGTCAAGAGGACATCTTTCATTGCGAGCAAGGGTATCGACCGTCTTGCATCAGATGCGACCAATGTGTCAAAAAAGAACGCCAGTGTGTAGACTGTAGACTCTGTCAGAACTGTCGTGATCCGTCCTGTGGTCTACAACAACACAAAGTCAACTTTGCCGTGCTGCAGACCACCTGTCACATATGTGAGAAAAGGGAACTGGTGGAGGGCGCCTCCTGTAGTTACTGCGGAACACGGTGTGAGCAATGCTCCCGAACCCATAAAGGTGAATATGTGAACCCCCCTTGTCCCGACACTTGTGGAAAAAGGGAAGTGGTGTTTTCTGGCGACAACGCCGCCGAGCAGTTCTGTGCTTTCGTCACCAGTGAACATTGTAAAAATTCGATCTTGATTGCCCACAATGCCAAAAGTTTCGACTTGTATCCGGTTTTAGAAGTGCTCATAGACCGTCACTCTATTCGACCTAGCAAGATCATTTACAACGGttctaaaatcatgtacatgcacattGCGCACAAATTAAATTTGACTTTTGTGGATTCCCTCAATTTCCTGCCCATGAAGCTTGCCAAAATACCAGATGCCTTCGGTCTACAGGAACTCTGTAAGGGATACTTTCCCCATTTATTTAATACTAAAGCCAATCAAAACTACGTGGGGCCGTATCCAGAGTTGAAGTACTACGGATACGATTTCATGTCGGCCGGGGAGCGGAAAAAGCTTGCCGAATGGCATGCAACGAAACGAGACGAAACCTTTAACTTTCGAGAAGAAATGTTGCAATATTGTCGCTCGGACGTTGATATATTGAGGCGGGGGTGTCTAGAATTTAGAAACTTGGTGATCAAGGTGACAACTCTAACAGAGGAAACGGTTCAAGCAAACGGAATCATCAAGAAAACGAGCTCGGGTGGAGTCGACCCCTTTGATTTTGTCACCATTGCAAGTGTCTGCATGGGGATATTCAAGTCGCTCTTTTTGAAGggaaaaagtaaaatagaaaTCACCAAAGATGGTGAATCGGATTTGTACGACATTCGTCATCATAAGAGTTTAGAGGGGGTCCATCTCGGTGATTGTTGGACGTCTCTCGTCGATTTAAGAAAGGACGACAATGTACAGATAGGAAAACGACATTTCAAAAGTCCCGTGGCAGTAGTACCATCTCAAGGATACACGAAGCGCGACAATTACAGCAAAATTTCCATCCAGTGGCTGGAGTGGTTGATGGAAAAAAGTCGTCAGCGGGGTAACCCCATTGTCATTTCCCACGCTCTCAACGGTGGTGAATTCCAAGTGCCAGGGACCAATTACAGATGTGACGGGTTTGTCAAGATTCCTGGCGGAAACGGAACCATTTATGAATTCTATG GTTGTGTATTCCACGGTTGTCCCAACTGTTTCCCAGACGATAGGAATACCATCAAACACCCGTCTACCAATCAGACCATCAAAGAATTGTACGACATGACCAAACACAGAGAAAAGGAATTGAAAAATCTGGGATACAAATTGGTCATTGTGTGGGAGCatcaatttaaatttcaattgGAGAAGAATGTAGCTTTGCAACAATTCGTGTCCACCCTAGATCTCCAAGACAGACTCGACCCACGTGACAGTTTTTTCGGTGGTCGCACCAATGCCATCAAACTGCATTATAAAGCTGCAGAAGACGAAACAATCCAATATTTCGATTTTACCAGTCTCTATCCCTGGACCAACAAGTATTGTCGGTATCCCGTCGGCCATCCGACCATCATAACGGACGATTTTCAGGACTTGTCGCAATATTTTGGACTggctaaaataaaaattctcCCCCCTAGAAAACTTTATCATCCCGTACTTCCATACAATTCGAATGGAAAATTGAAGTTCCCACTTTGTAAAACGTGTGCAGACagtgaaaatcaaaatgaatgtaCATGCTCTGTTGAAGAGAGATCCATCACGGGCACGTGGTGTACTCCTGAAATTCAAATGGCAACGTCAAAAGGGTACGAAATCTTGAAAATCTATGAAGTTTATCATTTTGCCGAGTCTTCCAAATACGATGTCGAGTCGTGTGAGGGGGGATTATTCGCTCAGTATGtgaacatgtttttaaaaataaaacaggagGCTTCCGGATTTCCGGCCGAATGCGACACGGAAGAGACCAAAAGAAAATACATTAGGGAATACAAAGAAAACGAAGGTATCCAATTAGagtatgaaaaaattaaaaaaaaatcccggTTTGCGATGTTTAGCGAAACTTTGTCTGAATAG